The stretch of DNA TTCCTGCGCCGCGGTGATGGGCACGGGACCGTCGCCGGGTGAGGGCAGGACCGGGGGCAGGGCGGCGGGCCCTGCCGCGTCCACCGCGCGGGCGAGCGCGGCGGGTGTCCGCGCGTCGAAGAGCGTGCGCAGCGGGACGTCGGCGCCGAGCTGGGCGCGGAGCCGCGCGATGACCCGTGTGGCGAGCAGGGAATGCCCGCCGAGTGCGAAGAAATCGTCGTCGGTACCGACCTCAGGGACGCCGAGCACGTCCTGGAAGGTCCGGCACACCGCGCGCTCGGCGCGAGTGCGGGGCGCGGTCTTCCCGGCCGACGCCGGGACGGGCTCCGGCTCGGGCAGCGCCCGCCGGTCCACCTTGCCGCTCGTGGTCCTGGGCAGCGCGTCCACCAGGGTGACGGACGACGGCACGAGATAGGCGGGCAACCGGGCGGCGAGACCTGCACGCAGCGAAGTGGCGAGGTCTTCACGCGGCGAGGTGGCGAGGCCGCCGACGCGCTGACCTGCGGTGGGCGAGGCATGCGGGGGGCCGGTCGGCGCGGCGTGCGGGCCGGTGGACGGGACGGCGCGTGGGCCGGTGGACGGCGCGGCGTGCGGGCCGGTGGACGGGACGGCATGTGGGCCGCCGGTCGGCACCACGTACGCGGCCAGGAACTTCTCGCCCCGCGGATCCTCGCGTACGGAGACGGCGGCGTGTGCGACGCGGGAGTCCTCGGTGAGCACGCTCTCGATCTCACCAGGCTCGATGCGGATGCCGCGGATCTTGACCTGGTCGTCGATCCGGCCGAGGAAGTCCAGGTCGCCGGAGGGCGCGCGGCGCGCCAGGTCCCCGGTGAGATACAGACGCTCCTCGCCGGTGACGCCGCCCGCCACCCATCGCTCGGCGGTCAGTTCGGGGCGGGCGAGGTATCCGCGGGCCAGACCGATGCCGGCGACGCAGAGCTGCCCCGGCACGCCGTCAGGAACCGGCCGCAGCGCGTCGTCGAGAAGATGGATGCGGGTGTTGTCGATCGGCGGGCCGATCGGTGCCGCGGACGGCCACGTGTCGGGGTCGGCCGGCAGGGTGTACCCGGTGACGAGTTGGCTCTCGGCCGGGCCGTAGTGGTTGTGGACGCGCAAATGGGGCCGGTGGCGGCAGAGTTCACGCAGCCGCGCGTCGAGGATCAGGGCCTCACCACCTTGGCAGAGGTGCCGGAGCGCGGAGAGCTGATCGCTGTCCGGATCGACGTGTTCGACCAGCGCGCGCAGCACGGCCGTGGGCGCGTAGATCCGCGTGATCCGCTGCTCGTCCATCCAGCGGGCCAGGCCCGGGGGGTCGAACCGTGCCTCGTCGGGTGGGATGACGAGTGTGCCGCCGAGCAGGGCGGAGAATATCTCCTGCACCGAGTAGTCGAAGGTGGCGGTCACGAACTGGACGGTGCGGCTGTCCGCCTCGCGCCCCATCGTGCGTTCCTGCCAGAGCAGCAGGTTGACGGCGCTGACGCCCGGCATGAGCACGGCCTTGGGCCTGCCGGTCGACCCGGATGTGTAGATCGCGTAGGCGAGGCTGTCCCGGTCGAGCGTGATGTGCGGCGGAGTGTCCGGCCGGCGGTCGAGGTCCGGGGCGTCGAGCGTCACCACGTGCGGTACGGGGAAGGCCCCCTGTGACACGGCGGAGGACTCCTGTGACACGGCGGAGGACTCCTGTGGCACGGCGGAGGTCCCCTGTGGCACAGCCGAGAGCCCCCGGGGCCCGGCGGAGAACCGGGCACGGTAGGCCTCGTGCGTCACCACCGTGGTCAGCCGCGCGTCGTCAAGGACGAAAGCCGTGCGTTCCTGGGGGTGTTCGGGATCGAGCGGTACGTACGCGGCGCCCGCCTTGAGGATCCCCACGATGCCGACGATCAGGTCGACGCCTCGGTCGGCGCAGATCCCGACGAGGTCGCCGGTGGCGGTACCGCGTGCCCGGAGCAGGTGCGCGAGGCGGTTCGCCCGCCGGTCCAACTCCGTGTACGTGAGCGAGGTCCGCGGGTCCGTGACAGCCACGGCGTCGGGGGTTCTCGCGGCGTACCTGGCCAGCAACTCCGGCAGCGTCTCGACGGGCAGTTCCCGTGCCGTGTCGTTCGAGGGGAGGCGGGCACTCGTCGCGGCGCCGCCGACGGGCAGCTGGGAGAGCCGTGTGCCCGGGTCGGCGGTGGCGGCCCCCAGCACGGCCGTGAACTCGTCCAGTAACCGCGTGATCCTCGAAGCGTCGAACAGCGCCCGACTGTAGAGGAGTTCACCGGTGAGGACGCCGTCCGACTCCTCGTACACATGGAACTCCAGGTCGAACCGGGTGAACCAGCGGCCGGTGCCGAACGGCTCGGACGTGACGCCTGGCAGTGCGGCCGTCGTCGCGTCGCGCCGCAGTACCTGTAGCAGCACCTGTACGACGGGGTTGACCGACAGGTCGCGGTCGGGTGCGACGACCTCGATCAGGTTCTCGAACGGCAGGTCGGCGTGGGTGAACGCGTCGGCGGTCGTGGCCCGGCAGCGGTCGAGGAGCTGCCGGAACGTCGGGTCGCCCGAGAGGTCGCCGCGGAGCACGAGTGTGTTGACGAACATGCCGATGAGGCCCTCGAACGCGGTTCGCGTACGGTTCGCGACGGGCGTGCCGACCAGTACGTCCTGTGTGCCGGCCTGCCGGGCGAGGACGAGCTGGAACGCCGAGAGCAGGGTCATGAACACGGAGGTGCCCGCGCCGCGTCCGAGTTGGAGAACGGCCGTGGCCAGTGCGGCGGGGGGACGCCATTCGACCAGCCCCGCGTCCGCGTCGGCCACGGGTGGGCGGGGACGGTCGGTGGGCAGATCGAGCACCGGCGGGGCGCCCTTGAGCCGTTCACGCCAGTAGGCCAGGCGCTTTTCGAGCCCGGCCCCTGCCAGCTCACGCCGTTCCCAAGCGGCGAAGTCGGCGTACTGGAGTGGCAACGGCGGCAGCACGGCGGGCGCGGCAGTGTCGCGGAGCGCCGCGTAGTGCGCGGCGAGTTCGAGTTGGAGCAGCCCGAACGACCAGCCGTCGCCCGCGACATGGTGCACGGTCACCGCGAGGACATGGTCGTCGTCACCGATACGGATCAGCAGAGCCCTGATCAGTGGCCCGGTGGAGAGAGTGAAGGGCGCGGCGATCTCCGCGCGCACGAGCGATCCCGCGCCCTGCTCTCCGTCGGCCCGCGCGTGGCGCAGAATCCGGGTCGGGGCGGGAAGCACCCGCTGGACGGGGTCCCCGTCCGAGGCGTCGAACACCGTCCGCAACGCCTCGTGCCGCGCCACGACGAGCGTGAGCGCGCGCTCCAGAAGCGCCGCGTCAAGCGGCCCCCTCAGACGCCGTACGAGCGGCAGATTGTAGGCGTTGCTGTCCGGGTCCAATTGTTGCAGGAACCAGATTCGACGCTGGGAGAAGGAGGAGACTAACGGCTCGGCGCGGTCGGCGGCGACGATTTCCTGATTCTTCTTCTCGCGATTCTTCACCCCTCGCCTATTTGCCCCCGGGTTCTCCGTCCCCCGGTTCTCCGCTCCCCGGTTCTCCGTCCCGAGATTCTCTGTCTCGGGATCCTTCGCAGCTCCATCCCTTTTCCCCCGATTCTTCGCGGAGCCGCCAAGACGCAGAGTGCCTGGCCTTTTTCCCTCCGGTGTCACCGCACCACCCCCTCGATTTCGACGAGCAGGTCACCGCGGGCGATGTCGGTGTGCAGAACCGCGACGGTCGCCGTGCTCGACAGGCGCGCGGCGCAGACCCGGCGGACCGCCGCGAGATCCTCGCGACGGCGCACGTAGACCTTGAGGTGATCGACGTCGGCGAGGACGTGTCCTCGTGGGACGCCGTGGCGGCGCAGATTCTCCGCGCCGACCACCCGGGCGATGTTGTCCAGGGCGACTTCGCACTGGCCGGTCACGTCACCGTGGTGCGTCGTCTCGTGTCCGAGGATGCCGGCCGTCGCCGAGACGAACAGCCGGCCACCTTCTTCCCCCGGGCCCAGCCAGGTGGCCCGTGCGAAGACAGGGGGGTGCGGGCCGTACGCCGCCGGGTAGTGGTGGGCCGTGAGGACCGCGGGGTTCTCGATGTTGACCCTGACCCCGCCGCGGGCGGCGATGAACACGCAGGCGATACCGCCCCCGTGCGCGCCGATGCCGGTGGCCGCGGGCATGCCGGCCGGGTCGACCCCGAGCCCGTCGAGCGCCTGGCCACGGCCGACGCAGAAGTCCCTGTACACCTCCAGGCCGTCCGCGTTGGCCGAGTTGATGCCGCTGATGTAGTTCCACGTCCGGGCGAGCAGCGGGCGCCCCAGCGATCGGGTCAGCCCGAAGATCCGCGTGTAGAGCGCCGATACGGCGTCGGCGTACCTGCCGCTCTCGTGGACGCGGCCGACCCCGAACAGGTACTCGCCGGTGCGGGCCCACGCGATGCCGTCGTCCGTACCGGACTCCACGGGGCCCGGTGCGTGCCAGACCTCGGCGAACGCCTGCTCGTCGCGGGTCGTGGTGTGCACCGCGGTCCGCGGGACGCCGTCCACCAGCGACGCCCCGGTGTGTCCTGTGCCGTGCTCGATGACGCCGAGCACCGTCTCGTCGCCGTCGAGATCCGGCGATCCGATCTTCTCGAAGCGGCAGTACGGTGCCGCGACAGGCGCAGACAAAGCCCCACCCTCCCTGCCGTTCCGTGGTCGGTCGTCCCGTGGTCGGTCACAGGGCAGAAAAGTACGCGCGACGGTATTCGTGCAACCCCCTAGACATATGACAGGGCGTCCGGCCAAGGCAGGGGGATGGTCAGGGGGTGGATCGTCAGGGAATCGCTGTTAGCGTCGCCGCCATTCGCTGGTGCTCGGCTTCGTGCTGCCGTGCGAACAGCAGACAGAAAGGTGTTTCCATGGCGCGTGCGGAATCGATCCGGCCTCTGCACGAACTGCTCCGCGTGAATTCCGAACGGCGCGGCGACCGGGTCGCCTACACGGATTCCCGACGCGCCGTGACGTACGCGCAGCTCCACATCCGCTCCGGCCGGATAGCCGGACACCTCACCGCGTCCGGCGTGGGCCGCGGCGACCGCGTCGCGCTGCTGCTCGGCAACCGGATCGAGACGATCGAGGCCTATCTCGCCGCCGCGCGCGCCGCCGCCGTCGCGGTGCCGCTCAACCCCGACGCCGGCGACGCCGAGCTGGCCCACTTCCTGTCGGACTCCGGCGCGACCGTGCTGGTCACCGACGACCTCCACCTCGACCAGGTACGGCGCGTCGGCACCCGCGCCACCGTCGTGCTGGCCGGTCGGCGGGAACAGGGCTGTATCGCGTACGAGGACCTGGCCGGAACCGAACCGCCGTGCCCGCCCTGCGACGACCTCGGCCTGGACGAACCCGCCTGGATGCTCTACACGTCCGGGACCACGGGGCGCCCGAAGGGCGTCGTCTCCGCGCAGCGCAGCGGCCTGTGGTCCGCGAAGTACTGTGACGTGCCGTCCTGGCAGCTCACCGAGGACGACGAACTGCTGTGGCCGGCGCCGCTGTTCCACAGTCTCGGCCACCACCTCTGCCTGCTCGCGGTCCTCACCGTCGGCGCGTCGGCCCGCATCCTCGGCGGCTTCGTCGCGCGTGACGTACTCGACGCCCTGGCCGAACACCCGTGCACCGTGCTTGTCGGCGTGCCGACGATGTACCGCTACCTCCTCGGAGCCGTCTCCGGTGAGGCCGGCGGCGTCTCGGGCGGGACCGGGACCGGGGCCGTCTCCGGTGGGACGGGGGCCGTCTCCGGTGGGGCGGAGACCCGCGCGTTGCGCGTGGCACTGGTCGCGGGCTCCACCTCGCCGGCGTCGCTCACGGCGGGGTTCGAAGCCGCGTTCGGCGTGCCGCTGCTCGACACCTACGGCTGCACAGAGACGACCGGCTCACTCACCGCCAACACCCTGACCGACGCGCGGGTCCCCGGCTCG from Streptomyces tsukubensis encodes:
- a CDS encoding non-ribosomal peptide synthetase, coding for MKNREKKNQEIVAADRAEPLVSSFSQRRIWFLQQLDPDSNAYNLPLVRRLRGPLDAALLERALTLVVARHEALRTVFDASDGDPVQRVLPAPTRILRHARADGEQGAGSLVRAEIAAPFTLSTGPLIRALLIRIGDDDHVLAVTVHHVAGDGWSFGLLQLELAAHYAALRDTAAPAVLPPLPLQYADFAAWERRELAGAGLEKRLAYWRERLKGAPPVLDLPTDRPRPPVADADAGLVEWRPPAALATAVLQLGRGAGTSVFMTLLSAFQLVLARQAGTQDVLVGTPVANRTRTAFEGLIGMFVNTLVLRGDLSGDPTFRQLLDRCRATTADAFTHADLPFENLIEVVAPDRDLSVNPVVQVLLQVLRRDATTAALPGVTSEPFGTGRWFTRFDLEFHVYEESDGVLTGELLYSRALFDASRITRLLDEFTAVLGAATADPGTRLSQLPVGGAATSARLPSNDTARELPVETLPELLARYAARTPDAVAVTDPRTSLTYTELDRRANRLAHLLRARGTATGDLVGICADRGVDLIVGIVGILKAGAAYVPLDPEHPQERTAFVLDDARLTTVVTHEAYRARFSAGPRGLSAVPQGTSAVPQESSAVSQESSAVSQGAFPVPHVVTLDAPDLDRRPDTPPHITLDRDSLAYAIYTSGSTGRPKAVLMPGVSAVNLLLWQERTMGREADSRTVQFVTATFDYSVQEIFSALLGGTLVIPPDEARFDPPGLARWMDEQRITRIYAPTAVLRALVEHVDPDSDQLSALRHLCQGGEALILDARLRELCRHRPHLRVHNHYGPAESQLVTGYTLPADPDTWPSAAPIGPPIDNTRIHLLDDALRPVPDGVPGQLCVAGIGLARGYLARPELTAERWVAGGVTGEERLYLTGDLARRAPSGDLDFLGRIDDQVKIRGIRIEPGEIESVLTEDSRVAHAAVSVREDPRGEKFLAAYVVPTGGPHAVPSTGPHAAPSTGPRAVPSTGPHAAPTGPPHASPTAGQRVGGLATSPREDLATSLRAGLAARLPAYLVPSSVTLVDALPRTTSGKVDRRALPEPEPVPASAGKTAPRTRAERAVCRTFQDVLGVPEVGTDDDFFALGGHSLLATRVIARLRAQLGADVPLRTLFDARTPAALARAVDAAGPAALPPVLPSPGDGPVPITAAQEQMLHSHGSLLAAPSYTVAPYGFRLRGPLDRDALDAALTRITARHEPLRTGFRGRDQIVRPPAAVRAEVVEVPSGDVRAAVLVARAELTRPFDLVDGPLLRAVLLPLGAEDHVLLLMLHHLAGDGWSFDLLVREVSGGSPQLPVSYTDVARWERTPAVVAAREADRAYWRGELAGAAAPELPAVGPRSTTAPAGRAFLWTLDGATVDAARLVAEAGNATLHETVLGAFALVVAEAADTDDVLVATPFADRGNAGTDHLIGFFAKVLALRIDVGSDNSGGDRHHHRHTKSDSDSRDDNSGTPSFPEVLRRVRSAMAGAHAHQSVPYSAMRAADPTLPPAPVSFQLISALSTELRLPGLRTEPFPVVAETVDEIDGELSINLFDDGRTVSGAVVHDAALLDRATVDNLLTRVESTLRTAAGDLTVRVTGQVGSE
- a CDS encoding FkbO/Hyg5 family chorismatase, with amino-acid sequence MSAPVAAPYCRFEKIGSPDLDGDETVLGVIEHGTGHTGASLVDGVPRTAVHTTTRDEQAFAEVWHAPGPVESGTDDGIAWARTGEYLFGVGRVHESGRYADAVSALYTRIFGLTRSLGRPLLARTWNYISGINSANADGLEVYRDFCVGRGQALDGLGVDPAGMPAATGIGAHGGGIACVFIAARGGVRVNIENPAVLTAHHYPAAYGPHPPVFARATWLGPGEEGGRLFVSATAGILGHETTHHGDVTGQCEVALDNIARVVGAENLRRHGVPRGHVLADVDHLKVYVRRREDLAAVRRVCAARLSSTATVAVLHTDIARGDLLVEIEGVVR